A part of Aquaspirillum sp. LM1 genomic DNA contains:
- the mhpD gene encoding 2-keto-4-pentenoate hydratase, with protein sequence MSDTTLLNAAAAAALLHHAATSGQPIAPLRDRLATPDADSAYAIQNHNTERALAAGRRLVGRKIGLTSLAVQAQLGVDQPDFGMLFADMAVGDGEAIATGRLIQPKVEAEIALVLGRDLTHERHTYADLIRATDYALPAIEVVDSRIAHWNIRFVDTVADNASSGLFVLGSQPRRLGEFDLAACAMEMRQGDEVVSRGNGRACLGNPLNAAVWLADVMVRYGRPLQAGDMVLTGALGPMVNAGPGQTFVAEIAGLGSVTAVFA encoded by the coding sequence ATGTCTGATACCACCTTGTTGAATGCCGCCGCCGCCGCCGCCCTGCTGCACCATGCCGCCACCAGCGGCCAGCCCATTGCCCCACTGCGCGATCGCCTGGCCACCCCGGATGCAGACAGCGCCTACGCCATCCAGAACCACAACACCGAACGCGCACTGGCCGCAGGCCGGCGTCTGGTCGGTCGCAAGATCGGCCTCACCTCGCTGGCCGTCCAGGCCCAGCTCGGCGTTGATCAACCCGACTTCGGCATGCTGTTTGCCGACATGGCCGTCGGCGATGGCGAAGCCATTGCCACAGGCCGGCTGATCCAGCCCAAGGTCGAAGCCGAAATCGCCCTGGTGCTGGGGCGAGATCTCACCCACGAGCGTCACACCTACGCCGACCTGATCCGCGCCACTGACTACGCGCTGCCCGCCATTGAGGTGGTGGACAGCCGTATTGCCCACTGGAACATCCGCTTTGTCGATACCGTGGCCGACAACGCCTCCAGCGGCCTGTTTGTGCTCGGCAGCCAGCCGCGCCGGCTGGGAGAATTCGACCTGGCCGCCTGCGCCATGGAAATGCGACAGGGCGACGAGGTGGTGTCGCGCGGCAACGGTCGCGCCTGCCTGGGCAACCCGCTGAACGCCGCCGTCTGGCTGGCCGACGTGATGGTGCGCTATGGCCGTCCGCTGCAGGCCGGCGACATGGTGCTGACCGGGGCCTTGGGCCCCATGGTGAATGCCGGGCCAGGCCAGACCTTTGTCGCCGAGATTGCCGGTCTGGGTTCAGTCACTGCCGTGTTCGCTTGA